One genomic segment of Arachis duranensis cultivar V14167 chromosome 4, aradu.V14167.gnm2.J7QH, whole genome shotgun sequence includes these proteins:
- the LOC107486380 gene encoding receptor-like protein EIX2 isoform X5 produces MMMNVVVYAVLMVQLLAWTSSAVVVSSGKCIESERQALLSLKRGFNVMYDDWLSSWGDGEQQKECCNWEGVNCSNHTGHVVMLDLHANDAVVVYLESISPSLGELHHLKYLDLSGNQFTHTPSIPPFIGSLTFLAHLDLSFSSFGGNIPPQLGNLLFLEYLDLEGNYFSQQIPSQFSNLSHLVYLDLSFNALVGEFPLQLTNMSSLTYLDLSLNYFNGTLPPQLGNLLSLEHLDLSRNAFTGTIPSQFNYLSRLQYLDPYPYSYLWDITMSLSSDLQWLSELSTMRYLSLPWVNLSGASNWQQQVSSLSHLQYLDLNGCNLVDSVLTSSLASPSNFSTSLSYVDISNNSLRDASFIFPWLMNSTGSLVTLRMNDNGLTGTIPETLGDKLSSLEELNLANNELKGQIPLSLFHSCNLAYLDLSNNNLTGEFHEYIREYSRCAHKPLRFLDLGWNEITGILPEISHLSSLEELRLGNNRLSGTIHEGIGQLSNLTELSLGNNFLKGLISEAHFSRLSNLGTLDLSHNALAFNVSVDWIPPFNLTDIYLASCKLGPNFPTWLHTQTRIDNLDISCAGISSTVPNWFWEPLPRMMYLNISHNCFRGKFEGPILPAPDIFLFLSIDLSFNLFEGPIPAFLSTASQTFLSNNSFSIANPLLCANSTKYMTFMDLSNNDLRGELSDCWRGFESLVVLDLSNNQFYGDMPKSLGSLRNIKSIHLGGNNFSGEIPSSLNNCTQLQVFDVAGNKLSGTIPSWIGDNIPKLLVLSLHSNNFHGNIPLSMCNLDELRVLDLSLNILSGSIPKCISNLSAMATQANSNATITHDYHYEYANMYRTSTALREVSGVYNDSASLTWKGKMSKYGSTLGLLRSIDFSSNRLTGEIPIEMMTLIDLVSLNLSRNLFSGHIPPTIGQLKSIDFLDLSRNHLSGRIPSQLAQIDDLSVLDMSYNDLSGEIPLGTQLQTRDASAYAGNPKLCGAPLNNTCPIHGHQISEHDADGDDEQFVNEGFYIAMAAGFVMAFWGVCFSLILKKSWRYAYFKLLSDVYDKLYVFTAIKVAKFKRIRSQI; encoded by the coding sequence atgatgatgaatgttgTAGTTTACGCGGTGTTGATGGTGCAGCTACTTGCATGGACCAGCAGTGCAGTGGTGGTGTCAAGTGGGAAGTGCATTGAGAGTGAAAGGCAAGCTCTGCTTTCTCTCAAACGTGGCTTCAATGTCATGTATGATGATTGGCTGTCTTCATGGGGAGATGGGGAGCAGCAGAAGGAGTGTTGCAACTGGGAAGGCGTCAACTGCAGCAACCACACAGGCCACGttgtgatgcttgatcttcacgCCAATGATGCTGTGGTAGTTTACCTTGAATCCATAAGCCCATCACTGGGTGAGTTACATCATTTGAAGTATCTGGACCTTAGTGGTAATCAGTTTACTCACACTCCATCCATCCCTCCTTTCATTGGCTCTTTAACATTTTTGGCACACCTCgatctctctttttcttcctttggtGGAAACATACCCCCTCAATTGGGAAATCTACTCTTCCTCGAGTATCTTGATCTTGAAGGGAATTACTTTTCGCAACAAATCCCTTCTCAGTTCTCAAATCTCTCCCATTTAGTGTACCTTGATCTTAGTTTCAATGCTCTGGTTGGAGAATTCCCTCTTCAACTCACAAATATGTCATCCTTGACATATTTGGATCTTAGTCTCAATTACTTCAATGGAACACTGCCTCCTCAGCTTGGAAACCTTTTATCCTTGGAACATCTTGATCTAAGTAGAAATGCATTCACCGGAACCATTCCTAGTCAATTCAATTACCTGTCTCGCTTACAGTATCTTGACCCCTATCCTTATTCTTATCTCTGGGACATAACCATGTCATTAAGTTCAGATTTACAATGGCTATCTGAACTTTCAACCATGAGGTATCTTTCACTTCCTTGGGTGAATCTAAGTGGTGCCAGTAATTGGCAACAACAAGTGAGTAGCCTTTCTCATCTTCAATATTTAGACTTGAATGGTTGCAATCTTGTTGATTCCGTGCTCACTTCATCACTTGCATCCCCTTCTAATTTCTCCACTTCTCTGTCATATGTGGATATCTCTAACAACTCTCTAAGGGATGCATCCTTCATATTCCCATGGTTAATGAATTCCACAGGTAGCCTTGTTACTCTGAGAATGAATGATAATGGTTTAACAGGTACCATTCCAGAAACATTAGGGGACAAGTTGAGCTCCCTTGAGGAGTTAAATCTTGCAAATAATGAGCTCAAAGGCCAAATACCTCTATCCTTGTTTCATAGTTGTAATTTGGCATACCTTGACCTCTCCAACAACAACTTGACAGGGGAGTTCCATGAATATATTCGAGAGTATTCTCGTTGTGCTCATAAACCCTTGCGATTCTTGGATCTGGGATGGAATGAAATTACGGGGATACTGCCTGAAATCTCACATCTTTCATCTTTGGAAGAGTTACGACTTGGTAACAACAGATTAAGTGGAACTATACATGAAGGTATTGGACAACTATCCAACTTAACTGAGTTAAGCCTTGGAAATAACTTCCTGAAAGGTTTGATTTCTGAAGCTCATTTCTCAAGACTTTCCAATCTTGGCACTTTGGATTTGTCTCATAATGCATTGGCTTTTAATGTTAGCGTCGATTGGATTCCCCCTTTCAATTTAACTGACATTTATTTGGCCAGTTGCAAGTTGGGGCCTAACTTTCCAACATGGCTTCATACCCAAACGAGGATTGACAATTTGGATATTTCCTGTGCTGGAATTTCTAGCACTGTTCCAAATTGGTTTTGGGAACCCCTTCCTCGGATGATGTATTTGAATATTTCTCATAACTGTTTTCGAGGAAAATTTGAAGGCCCAATTCTACCAGCACctgatattttcttatttctttcaatTGATTTGAGCTTCAATTTATTTGAAGGCCCAATTCCAGCATTCCTTTCAACTGCTTCACAAACTTTTTTGTCCAATAACAGTTTTTCAATTGCAAATCCTCTTTTATGTGCAAACTCGACCAAATACATGACATTTATGGATTTGTCAAACAACGACCTTAGAGGAGAACTTTCGGATTGTTGGAGGGGTTTTGAATCATTGGTAGTCCTAGATTTATCCAATAATCAGTTTTATGGAGACATGCCAAAGTCTTTGGGATCATTAAGAAATATCAAGTCAATACATTTAGGGGGGAATAATTTTTCAGGAGAGATACCATCATCCTTGAATAATTGCACACAACTACAAGTTTTTGATGTTGCAGGTAATAAGTTGTCAGGAACAATACCAAGCTGGATTGGGGATAATATTCCAAAGCTACTTGTACTTAGCTTACATTCCAATAACTTTCATGGAAACATTCCATTAAGCATGTGCAATCTCGATGAACTTCGTGTCTTGGACCTCTCTCTCAATATTCTCTCTGGCAGTATACCTAAATGCATAAGTAATCTGTCTGCTATGGCCACTCAAGCAAATTCAAATGCAACCATTACCCATGACTATCATTATGAATATGCCAATATGTATCGTACTTCTACTGCTCTACGTGAAGTTTCCGGAGTTTATAATGATAGCGCATCACTGACATGGAAAGGGAAAATGTCAAAATATGGAAGCACCCTGGGATTGTTGAGAAGTATTGATTTCTCCAGCAACAGGTTAACAGGGGAAATACCAATTGAGATGATGACTCTTATTGACTTGGTTTctttaaatctttcaagaaaCTTGTTTAGTGGACACATTCCTCCAACTATTGGACAGCTGAAGTCAATAGATTTTCTTGATCTATCCAGAAATCATTTATCAGGAAGAATTCCTTCACAGCTTGCTCAGATTGACGATCTCAGTGTTCTTGACATGTCATACAATGATTTATCCGGAGAAATCCCACTTGGCACGCAACTTCAAACTAGGGATGCCTCTGCTTATGCAGGAAATCCAAAACTTTGTGGTGCTCCCCTCAACAATACTTGTCCCATTCATGGTCACCAGATCAGTGAACATGATGCTGATGGTGATGATGAACAATTTGTAAACGAGGGGTTCTACATTGCTATGGCTGCTGGATTTGTTATGGCATTTTGGGGAGTTTGCTTCTCATTGATTTTGAAGAAATCTTGGAGATATGCTTATTTCAAGTTGTTGAGTGATGTCTATGACAAGCTCTATGTGTTTACAGCGATCAAGGTGGCAAAATTCAAAAG
- the LOC107486380 gene encoding receptor-like protein EIX2 isoform X3, with translation MMMNVVVYAVLMVQLLAWTSSAVVVSSGKCIESERQALLSLKRGFNVMYDDWLSSWGDGEQQKECCNWEGVNCSNHTGHVVMLDLHANDAVVVYLESISPSLGELHHLKYLDLSGNQFTHTPSIPPFIGSLTFLAHLDLSFSSFGGNIPPQLGNLLFLEYLDLEGNYFSQQIPSQFSNLSHLVYLDLSFNALVGEFPLQLTNMSSLTYLDLSLNYFNGTLPPQLGNLLSLEHLDLSRNAFTGTIPSQFNYLSRLQYLDPYPYSYLWDITMSLSSDLQWLSELSTMRYLSLPWVNLSGASNWQQQVSSLSHLQYLDLNGCNLVDSVLTSSLASPSNFSTSLSYVDISNNSLRDASFIFPWLMNSTGSLVTLRMNDNGLTGTIPETLGDKLSSLEELNLANNELKGQIPLSLFHSCNLAYLDLSNNNLTGEFHEYIREYSRCAHKPLRFLDLGWNEITGILPEISHLSSLEELRLGNNRLSGTIHEGIGQLSNLTELSLGNNFLKGLISEAHFSRLSNLGTLDLSHNALAFNVSVDWIPPFNLTDIYLASCKLGPNFPTWLHTQTRIDNLDISCAGISSTVPNWFWEPLPRMMYLNISHNCFRGKFEGPILPAPDIFLFLSIDLSFNLFEGPIPAFLSTASQTFLSNNSFSIANPLLCANSTKYMTFMDLSNNDLRGELSDCWRGFESLVVLDLSNNQFYGDMPKSLGSLRNIKSIHLGGNNFSGEIPSSLNNCTQLQVFDVAGNKLSGTIPSWIGDNIPKLLVLSLHSNNFHGNIPLSMCNLDELRVLDLSLNILSGSIPKCISNLSAMATQANSNATITHDYHYEYANMYRTSTALREVSGVYNDSASLTWKGKMSKYGSTLGLLRSIDFSSNRLTGEIPIEMMTLIDLVSLNLSRNLFSGHIPPTIGQLKSIDFLDLSRNHLSGRIPSQLAQIDDLSVLDMSYNDLSGEIPLGTQLQTRDASAYAGNPKLCGAPLNNTCPIHGHQISEHDADGDDEQFVNEGFYIAMAAGFVMAFWGVCFSLILKKSWRYAYFKLLSDVYDKLYVFTAIKVAKLKRIRSQI, from the coding sequence atgatgatgaatgttgTAGTTTACGCGGTGTTGATGGTGCAGCTACTTGCATGGACCAGCAGTGCAGTGGTGGTGTCAAGTGGGAAGTGCATTGAGAGTGAAAGGCAAGCTCTGCTTTCTCTCAAACGTGGCTTCAATGTCATGTATGATGATTGGCTGTCTTCATGGGGAGATGGGGAGCAGCAGAAGGAGTGTTGCAACTGGGAAGGCGTCAACTGCAGCAACCACACAGGCCACGttgtgatgcttgatcttcacgCCAATGATGCTGTGGTAGTTTACCTTGAATCCATAAGCCCATCACTGGGTGAGTTACATCATTTGAAGTATCTGGACCTTAGTGGTAATCAGTTTACTCACACTCCATCCATCCCTCCTTTCATTGGCTCTTTAACATTTTTGGCACACCTCgatctctctttttcttcctttggtGGAAACATACCCCCTCAATTGGGAAATCTACTCTTCCTCGAGTATCTTGATCTTGAAGGGAATTACTTTTCGCAACAAATCCCTTCTCAGTTCTCAAATCTCTCCCATTTAGTGTACCTTGATCTTAGTTTCAATGCTCTGGTTGGAGAATTCCCTCTTCAACTCACAAATATGTCATCCTTGACATATTTGGATCTTAGTCTCAATTACTTCAATGGAACACTGCCTCCTCAGCTTGGAAACCTTTTATCCTTGGAACATCTTGATCTAAGTAGAAATGCATTCACCGGAACCATTCCTAGTCAATTCAATTACCTGTCTCGCTTACAGTATCTTGACCCCTATCCTTATTCTTATCTCTGGGACATAACCATGTCATTAAGTTCAGATTTACAATGGCTATCTGAACTTTCAACCATGAGGTATCTTTCACTTCCTTGGGTGAATCTAAGTGGTGCCAGTAATTGGCAACAACAAGTGAGTAGCCTTTCTCATCTTCAATATTTAGACTTGAATGGTTGCAATCTTGTTGATTCCGTGCTCACTTCATCACTTGCATCCCCTTCTAATTTCTCCACTTCTCTGTCATATGTGGATATCTCTAACAACTCTCTAAGGGATGCATCCTTCATATTCCCATGGTTAATGAATTCCACAGGTAGCCTTGTTACTCTGAGAATGAATGATAATGGTTTAACAGGTACCATTCCAGAAACATTAGGGGACAAGTTGAGCTCCCTTGAGGAGTTAAATCTTGCAAATAATGAGCTCAAAGGCCAAATACCTCTATCCTTGTTTCATAGTTGTAATTTGGCATACCTTGACCTCTCCAACAACAACTTGACAGGGGAGTTCCATGAATATATTCGAGAGTATTCTCGTTGTGCTCATAAACCCTTGCGATTCTTGGATCTGGGATGGAATGAAATTACGGGGATACTGCCTGAAATCTCACATCTTTCATCTTTGGAAGAGTTACGACTTGGTAACAACAGATTAAGTGGAACTATACATGAAGGTATTGGACAACTATCCAACTTAACTGAGTTAAGCCTTGGAAATAACTTCCTGAAAGGTTTGATTTCTGAAGCTCATTTCTCAAGACTTTCCAATCTTGGCACTTTGGATTTGTCTCATAATGCATTGGCTTTTAATGTTAGCGTCGATTGGATTCCCCCTTTCAATTTAACTGACATTTATTTGGCCAGTTGCAAGTTGGGGCCTAACTTTCCAACATGGCTTCATACCCAAACGAGGATTGACAATTTGGATATTTCCTGTGCTGGAATTTCTAGCACTGTTCCAAATTGGTTTTGGGAACCCCTTCCTCGGATGATGTATTTGAATATTTCTCATAACTGTTTTCGAGGAAAATTTGAAGGCCCAATTCTACCAGCACctgatattttcttatttctttcaatTGATTTGAGCTTCAATTTATTTGAAGGCCCAATTCCAGCATTCCTTTCAACTGCTTCACAAACTTTTTTGTCCAATAACAGTTTTTCAATTGCAAATCCTCTTTTATGTGCAAACTCGACCAAATACATGACATTTATGGATTTGTCAAACAACGACCTTAGAGGAGAACTTTCGGATTGTTGGAGGGGTTTTGAATCATTGGTAGTCCTAGATTTATCCAATAATCAGTTTTATGGAGACATGCCAAAGTCTTTGGGATCATTAAGAAATATCAAGTCAATACATTTAGGGGGGAATAATTTTTCAGGAGAGATACCATCATCCTTGAATAATTGCACACAACTACAAGTTTTTGATGTTGCAGGTAATAAGTTGTCAGGAACAATACCAAGCTGGATTGGGGATAATATTCCAAAGCTACTTGTACTTAGCTTACATTCCAATAACTTTCATGGAAACATTCCATTAAGCATGTGCAATCTCGATGAACTTCGTGTCTTGGACCTCTCTCTCAATATTCTCTCTGGCAGTATACCTAAATGCATAAGTAATCTGTCTGCTATGGCCACTCAAGCAAATTCAAATGCAACCATTACCCATGACTATCATTATGAATATGCCAATATGTATCGTACTTCTACTGCTCTACGTGAAGTTTCCGGAGTTTATAATGATAGCGCATCACTGACATGGAAAGGGAAAATGTCAAAATATGGAAGCACCCTGGGATTGTTGAGAAGTATTGATTTCTCCAGCAACAGGTTAACAGGGGAAATACCAATTGAGATGATGACTCTTATTGACTTGGTTTctttaaatctttcaagaaaCTTGTTTAGTGGACACATTCCTCCAACTATTGGACAGCTGAAGTCAATAGATTTTCTTGATCTATCCAGAAATCATTTATCAGGAAGAATTCCTTCACAGCTTGCTCAGATTGACGATCTCAGTGTTCTTGACATGTCATACAATGATTTATCCGGAGAAATCCCACTTGGCACGCAACTTCAAACTAGGGATGCCTCTGCTTATGCAGGAAATCCAAAACTTTGTGGTGCTCCCCTCAACAATACTTGTCCCATTCATGGTCACCAGATCAGTGAACATGATGCTGATGGTGATGATGAACAATTTGTAAACGAGGGGTTCTACATTGCTATGGCTGCTGGATTTGTTATGGCATTTTGGGGAGTTTGCTTCTCATTGATTTTGAAGAAATCTTGGAGATATGCTTATTTCAAGTTGTTGAGTGATGTCTATGACAAG
- the LOC110280600 gene encoding uncharacterized protein LOC110280600, whose translation MEHPQANGQTEAANKVILAGLKKRLQDAKGAWAEELPQVLWAYRTTPQSATRETPFRLIYGVEAMIPVEISKQSPRVILHDEIGNIQGHKEELELLPKVREQAQIREAALKQRMTTRVF comes from the exons aTGGAACATCCACAAGCAAATGGACAAACCGAGGCagccaataaagtcatactggcaggacTAAAGAAAAGACTACAAGATGCaaaaggagcctgggctgaggagctcccacaagtgtTATGGGCTTACCGGACAACGCCACAATCTGCCACTAGAGAAACGCCCTTCCGACTCATCTAcggcgtagaagccatgataccagtAGAAATCAGCAAACAAAGTCCAAGGGTGATTCTCCATGATGAGATCGGAAACatacaggggcacaaagaggagcttGAACTGCTCCCCAAAGTCCGAGAGCAAGCCCAAATAAGAGAAGCAGcgttgaaacaaaggatgactaccag GGTTTTCTGA
- the LOC107486380 gene encoding receptor-like protein EIX2 isoform X2, whose translation MMMNVVVYAVLMVQLLAWTSSAVVVSSGKCIESERQALLSLKRGFNVMYDDWLSSWGDGEQQKECCNWEGVNCSNHTGHVVMLDLHANDAVVVYLESISPSLGELHHLKYLDLSGNQFTHTPSIPPFIGSLTFLAHLDLSFSSFGGNIPPQLGNLLFLEYLDLEGNYFSQQIPSQFSNLSHLVYLDLSFNALVGEFPLQLTNMSSLTYLDLSLNYFNGTLPPQLGNLLSLEHLDLSRNAFTGTIPSQFNYLSRLQYLDPYPYSYLWDITMSLSSDLQWLSELSTMRYLSLPWVNLSGASNWQQQVSSLSHLQYLDLNGCNLVDSVLTSSLASPSNFSTSLSYVDISNNSLRDASFIFPWLMNSTGSLVTLRMNDNGLTGTIPETLGDKLSSLEELNLANNELKGQIPLSLFHSCNLAYLDLSNNNLTGEFHEYIREYSRCAHKPLRFLDLGWNEITGILPEISHLSSLEELRLGNNRLSGTIHEGIGQLSNLTELSLGNNFLKGLISEAHFSRLSNLGTLDLSHNALAFNVSVDWIPPFNLTDIYLASCKLGPNFPTWLHTQTRIDNLDISCAGISSTVPNWFWEPLPRMMYLNISHNCFRGKFEGPILPAPDIFLFLSIDLSFNLFEGPIPAFLSTASQTFLSNNSFSIANPLLCANSTKYMTFMDLSNNDLRGELSDCWRGFESLVVLDLSNNQFYGDMPKSLGSLRNIKSIHLGGNNFSGEIPSSLNNCTQLQVFDVAGNKLSGTIPSWIGDNIPKLLVLSLHSNNFHGNIPLSMCNLDELRVLDLSLNILSGSIPKCISNLSAMATQANSNATITHDYHYEYANMYRTSTALREVSGVYNDSASLTWKGKMSKYGSTLGLLRSIDFSSNRLTGEIPIEMMTLIDLVSLNLSRNLFSGHIPPTIGQLKSIDFLDLSRNHLSGRIPSQLAQIDDLSVLDMSYNDLSGEIPLGTQLQTRDASAYAGNPKLCGAPLNNTCPIHGHQISEHDADGDDEQFVNEGFYIAMAAGFVMAFWGVCFSLILKKSWRYAYFKLLSDVYDKLYVFTAIKVAKFKRFRSQI comes from the coding sequence atgatgatgaatgttgTAGTTTACGCGGTGTTGATGGTGCAGCTACTTGCATGGACCAGCAGTGCAGTGGTGGTGTCAAGTGGGAAGTGCATTGAGAGTGAAAGGCAAGCTCTGCTTTCTCTCAAACGTGGCTTCAATGTCATGTATGATGATTGGCTGTCTTCATGGGGAGATGGGGAGCAGCAGAAGGAGTGTTGCAACTGGGAAGGCGTCAACTGCAGCAACCACACAGGCCACGttgtgatgcttgatcttcacgCCAATGATGCTGTGGTAGTTTACCTTGAATCCATAAGCCCATCACTGGGTGAGTTACATCATTTGAAGTATCTGGACCTTAGTGGTAATCAGTTTACTCACACTCCATCCATCCCTCCTTTCATTGGCTCTTTAACATTTTTGGCACACCTCgatctctctttttcttcctttggtGGAAACATACCCCCTCAATTGGGAAATCTACTCTTCCTCGAGTATCTTGATCTTGAAGGGAATTACTTTTCGCAACAAATCCCTTCTCAGTTCTCAAATCTCTCCCATTTAGTGTACCTTGATCTTAGTTTCAATGCTCTGGTTGGAGAATTCCCTCTTCAACTCACAAATATGTCATCCTTGACATATTTGGATCTTAGTCTCAATTACTTCAATGGAACACTGCCTCCTCAGCTTGGAAACCTTTTATCCTTGGAACATCTTGATCTAAGTAGAAATGCATTCACCGGAACCATTCCTAGTCAATTCAATTACCTGTCTCGCTTACAGTATCTTGACCCCTATCCTTATTCTTATCTCTGGGACATAACCATGTCATTAAGTTCAGATTTACAATGGCTATCTGAACTTTCAACCATGAGGTATCTTTCACTTCCTTGGGTGAATCTAAGTGGTGCCAGTAATTGGCAACAACAAGTGAGTAGCCTTTCTCATCTTCAATATTTAGACTTGAATGGTTGCAATCTTGTTGATTCCGTGCTCACTTCATCACTTGCATCCCCTTCTAATTTCTCCACTTCTCTGTCATATGTGGATATCTCTAACAACTCTCTAAGGGATGCATCCTTCATATTCCCATGGTTAATGAATTCCACAGGTAGCCTTGTTACTCTGAGAATGAATGATAATGGTTTAACAGGTACCATTCCAGAAACATTAGGGGACAAGTTGAGCTCCCTTGAGGAGTTAAATCTTGCAAATAATGAGCTCAAAGGCCAAATACCTCTATCCTTGTTTCATAGTTGTAATTTGGCATACCTTGACCTCTCCAACAACAACTTGACAGGGGAGTTCCATGAATATATTCGAGAGTATTCTCGTTGTGCTCATAAACCCTTGCGATTCTTGGATCTGGGATGGAATGAAATTACGGGGATACTGCCTGAAATCTCACATCTTTCATCTTTGGAAGAGTTACGACTTGGTAACAACAGATTAAGTGGAACTATACATGAAGGTATTGGACAACTATCCAACTTAACTGAGTTAAGCCTTGGAAATAACTTCCTGAAAGGTTTGATTTCTGAAGCTCATTTCTCAAGACTTTCCAATCTTGGCACTTTGGATTTGTCTCATAATGCATTGGCTTTTAATGTTAGCGTCGATTGGATTCCCCCTTTCAATTTAACTGACATTTATTTGGCCAGTTGCAAGTTGGGGCCTAACTTTCCAACATGGCTTCATACCCAAACGAGGATTGACAATTTGGATATTTCCTGTGCTGGAATTTCTAGCACTGTTCCAAATTGGTTTTGGGAACCCCTTCCTCGGATGATGTATTTGAATATTTCTCATAACTGTTTTCGAGGAAAATTTGAAGGCCCAATTCTACCAGCACctgatattttcttatttctttcaatTGATTTGAGCTTCAATTTATTTGAAGGCCCAATTCCAGCATTCCTTTCAACTGCTTCACAAACTTTTTTGTCCAATAACAGTTTTTCAATTGCAAATCCTCTTTTATGTGCAAACTCGACCAAATACATGACATTTATGGATTTGTCAAACAACGACCTTAGAGGAGAACTTTCGGATTGTTGGAGGGGTTTTGAATCATTGGTAGTCCTAGATTTATCCAATAATCAGTTTTATGGAGACATGCCAAAGTCTTTGGGATCATTAAGAAATATCAAGTCAATACATTTAGGGGGGAATAATTTTTCAGGAGAGATACCATCATCCTTGAATAATTGCACACAACTACAAGTTTTTGATGTTGCAGGTAATAAGTTGTCAGGAACAATACCAAGCTGGATTGGGGATAATATTCCAAAGCTACTTGTACTTAGCTTACATTCCAATAACTTTCATGGAAACATTCCATTAAGCATGTGCAATCTCGATGAACTTCGTGTCTTGGACCTCTCTCTCAATATTCTCTCTGGCAGTATACCTAAATGCATAAGTAATCTGTCTGCTATGGCCACTCAAGCAAATTCAAATGCAACCATTACCCATGACTATCATTATGAATATGCCAATATGTATCGTACTTCTACTGCTCTACGTGAAGTTTCCGGAGTTTATAATGATAGCGCATCACTGACATGGAAAGGGAAAATGTCAAAATATGGAAGCACCCTGGGATTGTTGAGAAGTATTGATTTCTCCAGCAACAGGTTAACAGGGGAAATACCAATTGAGATGATGACTCTTATTGACTTGGTTTctttaaatctttcaagaaaCTTGTTTAGTGGACACATTCCTCCAACTATTGGACAGCTGAAGTCAATAGATTTTCTTGATCTATCCAGAAATCATTTATCAGGAAGAATTCCTTCACAGCTTGCTCAGATTGACGATCTCAGTGTTCTTGACATGTCATACAATGATTTATCCGGAGAAATCCCACTTGGCACGCAACTTCAAACTAGGGATGCCTCTGCTTATGCAGGAAATCCAAAACTTTGTGGTGCTCCCCTCAACAATACTTGTCCCATTCATGGTCACCAGATCAGTGAACATGATGCTGATGGTGATGATGAACAATTTGTAAACGAGGGGTTCTACATTGCTATGGCTGCTGGATTTGTTATGGCATTTTGGGGAGTTTGCTTCTCATTGATTTTGAAGAAATCTTGGAGATATGCTTATTTCAAGTTGTTGAGTGATGTCTATGACAAGCTCTATGTGTTTACAGCGATCAAGGTGGCAAAATTCAAAAGGTTCAGATCTCAAATATGA